A genomic window from Candidatus Kouleothrix ribensis includes:
- a CDS encoding DUF4145 domain-containing protein, translated as MLNFKRLTTTNWLEADETSKLFGRVSPDGTFVAMTGEDWLEFILTPKLAAIVPSEVHDLFEVARGALAYGYFFYPLYTLATEQLFRVVDAAVTHKSHQCGLSRERTFNNRINALVRHGVIPQSDADKWHAIRQLRNRASHSTSQSIFTPGITMTFLEGIVADINALFSDP; from the coding sequence ATGCTCAATTTCAAGCGCCTTACAACGACAAATTGGCTGGAAGCAGACGAAACGTCGAAGCTGTTTGGGAGAGTTTCTCCCGATGGAACCTTTGTTGCCATGACTGGTGAGGATTGGCTGGAGTTTATCCTCACGCCGAAACTGGCCGCTATAGTGCCATCTGAGGTCCACGATTTGTTCGAGGTCGCGCGTGGCGCGTTGGCGTATGGCTACTTTTTCTATCCGCTCTACACGCTTGCTACCGAGCAATTATTCCGCGTTGTCGATGCAGCTGTCACCCATAAATCTCATCAATGTGGTTTATCGCGGGAGCGCACCTTTAACAACCGTATCAACGCGCTGGTTCGGCACGGCGTGATTCCGCAGAGTGATGCTGATAAGTGGCACGCCATCCGTCAACTGCGCAATAGAGCCTCGCATTCAACCAGTCAATCTATCTTTACACCTGGAATAACTATGACCTTTCTTGAAGGCATCGTGGCAGATATAAATGCCTTGTTTAGCGATCCATGA
- a CDS encoding IS5 family transposase: MTRTVRFLTAFSGDCMPAPPGLDIPERYGNWKTIYDRYVSWRRNGIWDRILKVLQTKLDAHGAIDWEQWSLDGTIVRAHRVAAGAEKSGPDGEVEPGNHALGRSVGGFSTKIHLLSDGNGIPLDACLTPGQTHESTQVETIMEHVAIERASGRVRRRPCRLAADRAYDAQRIRHFLRLRGIKPIIPPKQHKGKRKRGRPIGYDREQYRRRSGIEQCVGWLKECRAVATRYEKLALNYLGLIKLAFIERYLRLLTRAVVPT; encoded by the coding sequence ATGACCCGCACCGTCCGATTCTTAACGGCATTTTCTGGCGACTGCATGCCGGCGCCGCCTGGCCTCGACATTCCTGAGCGCTACGGCAACTGGAAGACGATCTATGACCGCTACGTTTCCTGGCGACGCAACGGCATTTGGGATCGCATCCTCAAGGTGCTCCAAACCAAACTGGATGCACATGGTGCAATCGACTGGGAGCAGTGGTCACTGGATGGCACAATCGTCCGTGCGCATCGTGTCGCTGCTGGCGCCGAAAAGAGTGGGCCAGACGGTGAGGTCGAACCCGGCAACCACGCGCTTGGCCGCTCGGTGGGCGGCTTTAGCACCAAAATCCATCTGCTCAGCGATGGCAACGGCATCCCGCTCGATGCCTGTCTCACGCCTGGACAGACCCACGAATCGACCCAGGTCGAAACGATTATGGAGCACGTTGCCATTGAGCGTGCAAGCGGCCGAGTGCGGCGACGGCCTTGTCGCTTGGCAGCCGACCGAGCTTATGATGCCCAGCGCATCCGCCATTTCTTGCGGTTGCGCGGGATCAAGCCGATCATTCCGCCTAAACAGCACAAGGGAAAACGCAAGCGTGGGCGCCCAATCGGCTATGACCGTGAACAGTATCGCCGGCGCAGCGGCATCGAACAGTGCGTAGGGTGGCTGAAAGAGTGTCGCGCGGTCGCGACACGCTACGAGAAATTGGCGCTCAACTATCTCGGGTTGATCAAGTTGGCGTTCATCGAACGGTATCTTCGCCTCCTGACACGTGCCGTCGTGCCGACATAA
- a CDS encoding transposase: protein MPEISSNYASLSSDELTALREGKFELHCLKMRLEQMKQGGLVFTGPGLIKQSPNGQLHFTLYAQEIIDADLIFQDFADAMSVQPGTIVPETKFYKLNVVDLKDREWVSTRIDPDTDVHDEGTICSGTITEMVYVATHKRDGDFLYLEFFHDVKIPFNNKTITSKSVAGNESKSAHLDVLKFEAIGMTITARKEQDNLILTVVSKEHQFSPNFETHIVEGLQFVLARPINWSTMIKTSNGKRHIVIRSRQADHLKYRINPPIWIDLSNTEWFILLFTYYLRYILKYSHKDKIHPISAQIRAVGISGAGAVETRSLILCVAIESILAHVIDIENNISAEDEEWVGRVQEFLADWGGPEHLGSFCQSGFGCGTLQVYHNETGALMARYELSDEHYLLIEPFLPINDGKVGHPYDPHRPILNGIFWRLHAGAAWPRHS, encoded by the coding sequence ATGCCGGAAATTTCTAGCAATTACGCATCGCTCAGTAGTGACGAACTGACAGCCCTCCGAGAAGGTAAGTTTGAGTTACATTGTCTTAAGATGCGGCTTGAACAGATGAAGCAGGGAGGTTTAGTATTTACAGGGCCAGGGCTGATCAAGCAATCGCCCAATGGTCAATTGCATTTTACTTTGTATGCTCAAGAAATCATTGACGCTGATCTGATTTTTCAGGATTTTGCGGACGCCATGAGCGTTCAGCCAGGAACGATTGTGCCGGAGACAAAATTTTACAAGTTAAATGTGGTTGATCTTAAGGACCGCGAATGGGTTAGCACTCGCATTGACCCGGACACAGATGTTCACGATGAAGGCACCATTTGTTCTGGCACCATAACAGAAATGGTCTATGTTGCAACTCACAAGCGAGATGGTGATTTCCTGTATCTTGAGTTTTTTCACGACGTTAAAATCCCATTCAATAACAAAACAATTACCAGCAAGAGTGTAGCAGGAAACGAGTCTAAGTCAGCACACCTAGATGTTCTAAAATTTGAAGCCATTGGAATGACAATCACTGCACGCAAGGAACAAGATAATCTCATCTTGACTGTTGTCTCAAAGGAACATCAATTTTCGCCCAACTTTGAAACCCACATAGTTGAAGGGCTGCAATTTGTCCTAGCTAGGCCCATCAACTGGTCAACAATGATCAAGACTAGTAATGGAAAAAGACATATCGTTATCAGATCAAGACAAGCCGATCATCTTAAATATCGAATTAATCCTCCCATTTGGATCGATCTTAGTAATACAGAGTGGTTCATTCTTTTATTCACGTACTATTTGCGCTATATACTTAAATACTCTCACAAAGATAAAATCCATCCGATCTCTGCTCAAATTCGTGCAGTAGGCATCTCTGGCGCGGGAGCAGTCGAAACACGCTCATTGATTCTATGCGTCGCAATAGAAAGCATTCTAGCTCACGTAATAGACATCGAAAACAATATCTCTGCTGAGGATGAGGAGTGGGTAGGTAGAGTCCAAGAATTCCTTGCAGATTGGGGAGGCCCAGAGCATTTAGGCTCTTTCTGCCAATCCGGTTTCGGTTGTGGTACACTTCAGGTTTACCATAATGAAACCGGAGCACTGATGGCACGCTACGAACTCTCTGACGAACACTATCTGCTGATTGAACCCTTTTTGCCGATTAATGATGGAAAGGTCGGCCATCCTTATGACCCGCACCGTCCGATTCTTAACGGCATTTTCTGGCGACTGCATGCCGGCGCCGCCTGGCCTCGACATTCCTGA
- a CDS encoding alpha/beta hydrolase: MFINIGGRRIAAEFAGIGTPTVVFDAFGGAGTDAWAPLWSAVTAFTHACRYDRAGTGQSDPFPEPVSGRQLVADLHTVLAQTQTAPPFLLVGASFGGAIMQLFARTHPALTAGLILLDSMHWDQVPRFYQSDPRHGAALEEEIATHLAAVDWPSTAQQLRNAPPLPTIPLRVISRGRQTVVGAVWADLQRDLVQQSARGQQIIAEQSGHGIVFDQPELVVEVIRALVFDLRDTSTTV, encoded by the coding sequence ATGTTTATCAATATTGGAGGACGCCGCATTGCCGCCGAGTTTGCAGGAATCGGCACCCCCACCGTCGTGTTTGATGCCTTTGGTGGGGCCGGCACAGATGCTTGGGCACCGCTTTGGTCGGCGGTAACGGCTTTCACACATGCCTGTCGGTATGATCGTGCAGGGACTGGCCAAAGCGACCCGTTTCCTGAGCCCGTCAGCGGCCGCCAACTCGTCGCTGATCTGCATACCGTATTGGCGCAGACGCAAACGGCGCCACCCTTCCTACTTGTTGGCGCATCCTTTGGTGGTGCGATCATGCAACTCTTCGCTCGAACGCATCCGGCCCTGACCGCCGGATTAATTCTATTGGACTCCATGCATTGGGATCAGGTACCGCGCTTTTATCAGTCGGATCCACGCCATGGCGCCGCATTAGAAGAAGAAATTGCAACACACCTCGCCGCAGTCGATTGGCCGTCCACCGCACAGCAGCTGCGGAACGCTCCACCGCTTCCCACGATCCCGCTACGAGTTATCTCGCGCGGTCGTCAAACCGTTGTTGGCGCTGTTTGGGCAGACCTCCAACGCGACCTGGTCCAGCAAAGTGCTCGCGGCCAGCAGATTATCGCGGAACAGAGTGGGCACGGGATCGTGTTCGATCAACCTGAACTCGTCGTCGAGGTGATTCGCGCCCTGGTATTTGACCTTCGCGACACAAGTACCACTGTATAA
- a CDS encoding alpha/beta hydrolase, with protein sequence MIRSAVNLPGSAGVVNGYALSHEVKQLGKRLPNTPTPAFDRLGSLNIPVLVIVGAHDTPYILAAADYMTERIPSARKVIVEDAAHLPNMDQPHEFQGIFQDFLENLSS encoded by the coding sequence GTGATTCGCTCGGCTGTCAACTTACCCGGATCGGCCGGGGTCGTGAACGGTTACGCGCTATCCCATGAAGTCAAGCAACTTGGAAAACGCCTGCCAAACACACCGACTCCCGCATTTGATCGTCTGGGAAGTCTGAATATACCTGTTTTGGTGATCGTGGGTGCTCATGATACACCTTACATCCTTGCTGCTGCCGATTACATGACAGAAAGGATACCATCTGCAAGAAAAGTCATTGTCGAAGATGCAGCGCATCTGCCGAACATGGATCAACCTCACGAGTTCCAAGGAATTTTCCAAGACTTCCTGGAGAATCTGTCGAGTTAA
- a CDS encoding IS66 family transposase, producing MDDLPQRLGIPDADWARTPTSVQAVVRALVQVVQDQQLQLHAALEQIATLQQRVADLEARLKSHSQNSSKPPSSDPPSAPPRPARVARGRQTGGQKGHPRHERPDPEPDHIDAVRDHFPAQCPQCQTDLADRQHDACAPQVQFVWELPEIRPFITAHTYHTVCCPDCGDLVTAERPPDVPPGAFGARAAAGVALLHGNYHLSHRAVTRLFADFFGFPISLGGVVDLQQVASAALAPVYQAIRAVVVQQDRANLDETGWKEGGRRCWLWTMVTARATAFLIHSSRAGPALRQLIGAEFAGITTSDRHRPYLALDPARHQLCWSHLLRNFQALVDRGGRPAIWGADLLALSALIFALWHRYRDGQIDRATLQAAMAPIQASMHVAVGGWLAPCRCARRAVCRVALPRSGPLDVRAGGAARTDQ from the coding sequence ATGGATGACCTGCCGCAGCGATTGGGAATCCCCGACGCCGATTGGGCGCGCACACCGACGAGCGTCCAGGCCGTGGTGCGAGCGCTCGTGCAGGTCGTGCAGGATCAGCAGCTTCAGCTTCACGCCGCGCTGGAGCAGATCGCTACGCTCCAGCAGCGTGTGGCGGACCTGGAAGCGCGCCTGAAGTCGCACTCGCAGAACTCGTCCAAGCCCCCATCCTCCGACCCACCCTCGGCTCCGCCGCGGCCAGCGCGCGTAGCACGTGGTCGGCAGACGGGTGGGCAGAAGGGCCATCCGCGCCACGAGCGACCGGACCCTGAACCCGACCACATCGATGCTGTCCGCGACCACTTCCCGGCGCAATGTCCGCAGTGCCAGACCGACCTTGCCGACCGGCAGCACGACGCCTGCGCGCCCCAGGTCCAGTTCGTTTGGGAGCTGCCAGAGATACGGCCGTTCATCACCGCCCACACCTATCACACCGTCTGTTGTCCCGACTGTGGTGACCTCGTCACGGCCGAGCGCCCGCCGGATGTGCCGCCAGGCGCCTTTGGCGCACGCGCCGCCGCTGGTGTCGCCCTCCTGCACGGCAACTATCACTTGAGCCATCGCGCGGTCACACGGCTGTTCGCCGACTTCTTCGGCTTTCCGATCAGTCTCGGCGGTGTGGTGGATCTCCAGCAGGTCGCGAGCGCAGCGCTCGCCCCGGTGTATCAGGCCATCCGGGCCGTCGTGGTGCAGCAGGACCGTGCCAACCTCGACGAGACCGGCTGGAAGGAAGGCGGCCGCCGTTGCTGGCTGTGGACGATGGTGACCGCGCGGGCGACCGCCTTCCTGATCCATTCCAGTCGTGCCGGTCCGGCGCTCCGGCAACTCATCGGGGCGGAGTTCGCGGGTATCACCACCTCGGATCGCCATCGGCCGTACTTGGCGCTCGACCCGGCCCGCCACCAACTGTGCTGGAGTCACCTCCTCCGCAACTTCCAGGCGCTGGTCGACCGCGGCGGTCGGCCGGCGATCTGGGGCGCAGACTTGCTGGCACTGAGCGCGCTCATCTTCGCGCTCTGGCATCGCTACCGCGACGGTCAGATCGACCGCGCCACACTCCAAGCAGCCATGGCGCCCATCCAAGCGAGCATGCATGTTGCTGTTGGTGGCTGGCTCGCGCCGTGCCGATGCGCCCGAAGGGCTGTGTGCCGAGTTGCTCTCCCACGAAGCGGCCCTCTGGACGTTCGTGCGGGAGGAGCGGCTCGAACCGACCAATAA
- a CDS encoding transposase: MLSHEAALWTFVREERLEPTNNVAERALRSPVLWRKGCFGTQSDAGSRFVERILSVSATCRQQQRHLLTFVTDAIRALWASAPAPTLIPPLPPSPL; the protein is encoded by the coding sequence TTGCTCTCCCACGAAGCGGCCCTCTGGACGTTCGTGCGGGAGGAGCGGCTCGAACCGACCAATAACGTCGCCGAACGGGCGCTGCGCAGCCCGGTGCTGTGGCGGAAGGGCTGTTTCGGCACGCAGAGCGACGCCGGTAGCCGCTTTGTGGAGCGCATCCTCAGCGTCAGCGCGACCTGCCGTCAACAGCAACGCCACCTCCTGACCTTCGTCACCGACGCTATCCGCGCCCTGTGGGCCAGCGCCCCTGCACCGACCCTCATTCCACCCCTGCCTCCCTCACCCTTGTGA
- a CDS encoding alpha/beta hydrolase, producing the protein MLTPSKKSGFANIDNAKIYYETAGKGISIVMIHAGVADSRQWNNEFATFAERYQVVRYDMRGYGKSEPVDGEFSHLSDLVSLLDALEIHGPLVMMGCSMGGGLAMDFALTYPPRVQALIMVGSGPSGLELDVATPSKFADAEKAFEAGDLDLLAEIETQIWFDGSDRTPDQVNQAMRKLLYEMDHIALS; encoded by the coding sequence ATGCTAACACCCTCCAAAAAATCTGGTTTTGCAAATATTGACAACGCAAAGATTTATTACGAAACGGCTGGCAAGGGAATTTCTATTGTGATGATCCACGCTGGCGTAGCTGATAGCCGTCAGTGGAATAATGAGTTTGCCACTTTTGCTGAGCGTTATCAAGTTGTTCGTTATGATATGCGGGGTTATGGAAAGAGTGAACCTGTAGATGGCGAGTTCAGCCATCTAAGTGATTTGGTTTCCTTACTGGATGCCTTGGAAATCCATGGACCGCTTGTTATGATGGGGTGCTCCATGGGTGGTGGCTTAGCAATGGATTTCGCCTTGACATATCCACCGAGAGTGCAGGCACTAATTATGGTTGGCTCAGGTCCGAGTGGCTTGGAGTTAGATGTAGCAACACCTTCAAAATTTGCGGATGCCGAGAAGGCTTTTGAAGCTGGCGATTTGGATTTGCTGGCGGAAATCGAAACGCAAATTTGGTTCGATGGCAGCGACCGAACGCCAGATCAGGTAAATCAAGCGATGCGAAAATTGTTATATGAAATGGATCACATTGCGCTATCGTAA
- a CDS encoding MOSC domain-containing protein — MSVLPCHVLAIFIGGSKTLVDARGEWRSSIARDRVDHPVRLDIRGFVGDQATQPYHGSPDLAVCIHAQPHYDYWNTTLHVNLRPGAVGENITLDAWDDSTVCVGDVLHIGTARLQISAPRTPCENQARFIGRPDWVKRTIQALRTGMYARVLEPGTLQAGDRVIIDARPNPGLTIRELNACFYHAYNAALAERFLAAEGLMEWWKQRLRDKANELTDDSTAAR; from the coding sequence ATGTCCGTTCTGCCTTGCCATGTGCTCGCAATCTTTATCGGTGGATCAAAAACGCTCGTCGATGCCCGTGGCGAATGGCGCTCGTCGATCGCGCGTGACCGTGTAGACCACCCTGTCCGGCTCGACATCCGCGGATTTGTGGGCGATCAGGCTACCCAACCCTATCACGGCTCGCCCGACCTCGCTGTCTGCATTCACGCTCAGCCTCATTACGACTATTGGAATACCACGTTGCACGTGAACCTCCGGCCAGGCGCAGTTGGCGAGAACATCACGTTGGATGCGTGGGATGACAGTACCGTGTGTGTTGGGGATGTGTTGCATATCGGAACGGCTCGACTTCAGATCAGCGCACCGCGTACACCCTGTGAGAATCAAGCCCGCTTTATCGGGCGACCCGATTGGGTGAAACGCACCATCCAAGCGCTGCGAACCGGCATGTATGCACGCGTCCTGGAGCCAGGCACGCTGCAAGCCGGCGATCGGGTGATCATCGACGCGCGGCCTAATCCGGGTCTCACGATTCGTGAGCTGAATGCCTGCTTTTATCATGCCTACAACGCAGCGCTGGCGGAGCGCTTCCTGGCTGCCGAAGGGTTGATGGAGTGGTGGAAACAGCGTCTTCGCGACAAAGCGAACGAACTCACGGATGACAGCACAGCCGCACGATAA
- a CDS encoding class I SAM-dependent methyltransferase, which translates to MTALRARWSAYLDQQHRYPSGPIGWLIGERMRRQHAPETEWSVDLLHLQPADRVLEIGFGAGRGLTLTLQQAIQGRVTGIDLSATMIQAASRRNRAAQAQGQLALLRGNIAHLPFGNQRFDKVFSVHSFYFWPDPGAICQQIIKLLAHGGKLVNTFATAHTLANGERVYWPLHQRAEALVREVQQQANIAAHLAYGPDSRQYNNVAIVIEKR; encoded by the coding sequence GTGACAGCACTGCGTGCAAGATGGTCAGCTTATCTCGATCAACAACATCGCTATCCCAGTGGTCCGATTGGATGGCTGATTGGCGAACGAATGCGTCGCCAGCATGCACCCGAGACGGAGTGGAGTGTTGATCTGTTGCACCTCCAGCCAGCCGATCGCGTCTTAGAGATCGGGTTCGGCGCGGGCCGCGGGCTGACCCTCACCCTTCAGCAAGCAATCCAAGGGCGCGTCACTGGGATTGATCTATCAGCGACAATGATCCAAGCTGCGAGCCGACGCAATCGTGCGGCGCAGGCACAAGGACAACTTGCCTTACTTCGTGGCAATATCGCTCATTTGCCCTTTGGCAATCAGCGGTTTGACAAGGTCTTTAGTGTCCACAGCTTCTATTTCTGGCCTGATCCTGGCGCGATCTGCCAGCAAATCATCAAACTGCTCGCTCATGGTGGAAAGTTGGTAAACACATTCGCAACTGCACATACCCTTGCGAACGGTGAGCGGGTGTATTGGCCGCTCCATCAACGCGCCGAAGCATTGGTACGAGAAGTTCAGCAGCAGGCGAACATTGCTGCGCATCTGGCATATGGCCCAGACTCACGGCAGTACAACAATGTTGCGATCGTGATTGAAAAGCGCTAA
- a CDS encoding metallophosphoesterase family protein, with translation MLQLGVIADIHGDLNGFLRAIHLFAREQVFHIVCAGDIVDRGSAADRIVTLLQKLPATCVKGNHEYTMLRSLPRWRASARSAQLARVGRIITDDTLAFIERLPDTALVTIAGVRVLIAHGTPWSDVADVFPDSRQSRFTRLREQYGSMSDVIVLGHTHRPMHVRCGGLHILNPGSVYGVTGRDSHSCGILTLPECRFRVFDLVSGEEQEVPIIER, from the coding sequence ATGCTCCAACTCGGTGTCATTGCCGATATTCATGGTGACTTGAACGGCTTCCTCCGAGCGATCCACCTGTTTGCTCGCGAGCAGGTCTTTCATATTGTGTGTGCTGGTGATATTGTCGATCGCGGCAGTGCTGCCGATCGTATTGTGACGCTTCTCCAAAAGCTGCCAGCGACCTGTGTCAAAGGCAATCACGAATACACCATGCTCCGTTCCCTCCCGCGCTGGCGTGCGAGTGCGCGCTCTGCGCAGCTTGCACGCGTCGGACGTATCATCACTGATGATACTCTGGCCTTTATTGAGCGCTTGCCAGACACCGCTCTAGTGACCATTGCTGGTGTACGAGTTTTGATCGCGCACGGCACTCCTTGGAGTGATGTGGCAGACGTATTTCCAGACAGTCGACAATCGAGATTCACTCGACTGCGGGAACAGTATGGGAGCATGAGTGATGTCATTGTGCTCGGGCATACCCATCGGCCCATGCATGTCCGCTGCGGCGGATTGCATATCCTTAATCCAGGTTCAGTGTACGGAGTAACCGGGCGTGATAGTCACAGTTGCGGGATTCTGACCCTTCCTGAGTGTCGCTTCCGTGTCTTTGACCTCGTGAGCGGCGAAGAACAAGAAGTACCGATTATAGAGCGCTAG
- a CDS encoding DUF5615 family PIN-like protein, which translates to MSLLFDHHLSRKLVTRLDDLFPDASHVAFHGLSDAEDRAIWAFAAREGYTIVTKDSDFNDLSALMGAPPKVIWIRMGNCTTAEVVLLLRRYAAPIKSFLGDPTERVLEIIPLPTRSP; encoded by the coding sequence ATGAGCCTCCTCTTTGATCATCATCTCTCGCGCAAACTTGTCACACGACTTGATGATCTCTTTCCCGATGCAAGCCATGTAGCCTTCCATGGGCTTTCCGACGCCGAGGATCGCGCCATTTGGGCATTTGCCGCGCGCGAAGGCTACACCATCGTCACGAAAGACTCGGATTTCAATGATTTGAGCGCCTTAATGGGCGCACCGCCAAAGGTGATATGGATTCGCATGGGGAATTGTACAACGGCTGAGGTGGTTCTCCTGCTACGGCGGTACGCCGCCCCCATCAAAAGCTTCCTTGGCGATCCGACCGAACGGGTGCTTGAGATCATTCCCTTACCAACACGATCGCCGTAG
- a CDS encoding DUF433 domain-containing protein: MEPSYRTIITINPNIRSGKPTIRGLRYTVYDILSYLAAGMSVAEILDDFPDLTQEDIQACLSFAADRDHQILVAA; this comes from the coding sequence ATGGAGCCGTCCTATCGCACCATCATTACCATCAATCCGAATATCCGCAGTGGCAAGCCGACCATTCGGGGGCTTCGCTATACCGTCTATGATATCTTGTCCTATCTTGCGGCGGGCATGTCTGTGGCAGAAATCCTTGACGATTTTCCTGATTTGACCCAGGAAGATATTCAGGCGTGTCTGAGTTTTGCCGCCGATCGTGACCATCAGATCCTGGTGGCGGCATGA
- a CDS encoding IS630 family transposase gives MAPIPEDITAFLAEPHDSREYRRALAVKLALLGYLYAAISEMLDVTPGFISQAKKAYAQYGVDGFTLKYQGMQPYLSPEERQSVLDWLQDQQEWSVALLQTHIETTYGIVFQSQQSYYQLLDEAKITYKKPSTRILGMMLRWLPQKKEILDFLTAHAAAIADGSLVVVFVDQCHVLWNDACGYVWGPRGERISIPMTNFRERQTYYGAIELCTADICAIPTDTANGDWTMIFVEYVREQFPGKRIVLIWDGASYHRGTEMQEYLEGVNYKLPKDEWSVHCILFAPNAPEQNPMEDVWLKAKQYVRKHWRECINFQAVLNLFEEALNTLSFKFEKLRMYMPSLQLI, from the coding sequence ATGGCTCCTATTCCTGAAGATATCACCGCCTTTCTGGCTGAACCCCATGATTCACGCGAGTATCGACGCGCACTCGCAGTAAAACTCGCGCTGCTCGGGTATTTGTATGCAGCGATTAGTGAGATGTTGGATGTCACCCCTGGGTTTATTAGCCAGGCAAAGAAAGCCTATGCGCAGTATGGAGTAGATGGATTTACCTTGAAGTATCAAGGGATGCAACCCTATCTGTCGCCTGAAGAACGACAATCCGTGCTTGATTGGTTGCAAGATCAACAAGAATGGTCTGTCGCACTCCTCCAAACGCACATCGAAACAACCTATGGCATCGTGTTTCAATCGCAGCAAAGCTATTACCAACTGCTCGATGAGGCAAAAATAACGTATAAAAAGCCCAGCACACGAATCCTCGGCATGATGCTGCGCTGGTTGCCGCAAAAAAAAGAAATCCTTGACTTTTTGACTGCACACGCGGCGGCCATTGCGGATGGGAGCCTGGTGGTGGTGTTTGTGGATCAGTGTCATGTCCTCTGGAACGATGCGTGTGGCTATGTTTGGGGGCCACGGGGCGAACGAATCAGCATTCCAATGACGAATTTTCGCGAGCGACAAACCTACTACGGGGCCATTGAATTGTGTACAGCAGACATATGCGCAATTCCAACGGATACGGCAAATGGTGATTGGACGATGATTTTTGTCGAGTATGTGCGGGAACAATTCCCAGGGAAACGGATCGTCCTCATTTGGGATGGTGCATCCTATCATCGCGGTACAGAAATGCAAGAATACCTCGAAGGTGTCAATTACAAGCTGCCAAAAGACGAATGGAGCGTCCACTGCATCCTTTTCGCACCGAATGCGCCAGAGCAAAACCCAATGGAAGATGTTTGGTTAAAAGCCAAGCAATATGTACGAAAACACTGGCGGGAATGCATCAATTTTCAGGCAGTTCTCAACTTATTTGAGGAAGCATTGAATACGCTCTCGTTCAAATTCGAAAAGCTCCGTATGTATATGCCAAGTTTACAACTCATTTAG
- a CDS encoding HEAT repeat domain-containing protein has product MPINGTPEQWFAWLTSTNQRHRHKAKLILGSLTPADVVDIQVLIHALTSENDEVIFWATVALGCLGAQATQAIPMLISVTHHPAFGHRQAAIKSLSQIGPNEMAAKAAIIAALQDASPFVRRQALEAMIGMQNIDADDLECIRALQADPDSAVVAWIEIALRNIGLQ; this is encoded by the coding sequence ATGCCGATCAACGGCACGCCCGAGCAGTGGTTCGCCTGGTTGACATCAACCAATCAGCGCCACCGCCACAAGGCCAAATTGATTTTAGGCTCTCTCACGCCTGCTGATGTCGTTGACATCCAGGTGTTGATTCACGCCTTGACTTCCGAGAATGATGAGGTTATCTTTTGGGCGACCGTGGCCTTGGGATGCCTCGGCGCCCAAGCAACGCAAGCTATACCGATGCTGATAAGCGTTACACACCATCCCGCATTCGGTCACCGTCAGGCAGCGATCAAATCTCTGTCACAGATCGGCCCGAACGAGATGGCCGCCAAAGCCGCGATTATTGCGGCATTGCAGGATGCGAGTCCATTCGTTCGCCGCCAAGCACTCGAAGCAATGATTGGGATGCAGAATATCGATGCTGATGACTTGGAATGTATTCGAGCACTTCAGGCTGACCCTGACTCAGCTGTTGTGGCGTGGATCGAGATAGCACTCCGCAACATTGGACTGCAATAG